A window from Citrus sinensis cultivar Valencia sweet orange chromosome 3, DVS_A1.0, whole genome shotgun sequence encodes these proteins:
- the LOC102611205 gene encoding uncharacterized protein LOC102611205 isoform X9, giving the protein MERLKDCMEELLKFTLSSHIDETLDFDLGISSKFCTNLLQDDPNDAVSPSTSFDFDSDEDSLQGVPLYPLYKRLALALCRSVNCGAFCRTYKKVALMNEECFLEQKEEEWSQLILNKGSSDLVDILKAVEFELHVQEPFFSFIKDGLETVEGRCTISDYNSIGPGSVILLNKCMMLKVQSVCHYDSFSEMLEAESLVKVLPGVKTIEEGVQIYRKFYTEEKERSNGVLAICISKMATQPYVTLASILSGLGYVGIQSLLGLSHTAGTISDALPPPRSALLSSFMLPFKPNVKGSSLTCGARALAKHATRSSNRFQ; this is encoded by the exons ATGGAACGATTGAAAGACTGTATGGAAGAGCTACTGAAGTTCACGCTGAGTTCGCACATCGACGAAACCCTGGATTTTGACCTCGGCATTTCCAGTAAATTCTGCACCAATCTCCTTCAAGACGATCCAAACGATGCCGTTTCACCCTCCACCA gttttgattttgattctgatGAAGATTCTCTTCAAGGAGTTCCTTTGTATCCTTTGTACAAGCGTTTAGCGTTAGCGTTGTGTCGTTCCGTGAATTGCGGGGCATTTTGTCGGACGTATAAGAAGGTTGCTTTGATGAATGAAGAATGTTTCTTGGAACAGAAGGAAGAGGAGTGGAGtcaattgattttaaataaggGGTCGTCTGATTTGGTCGAT ATTTTGAAGGCTGTAGAGTTTGAACTTCATGTTCAGGAGCCcttcttttcatttataaaag ATGGCCTCGAAACTGTAGAGGGAAGATGCACAATCAGTGATTACAACAG CATAGGGCCAGGTTCAGTGATTCTCTTAAATAAGTGCATGATGCTTAAAGTTCAG TCTGTTTGCCACTATGATTCATTTTCAGAGATGTTGGAAGCAGAAAGTCTTGTGAAAGTCCTTCCTGGGGTTAAAACCATTGAAGAAG GTGTAcaaatttatagaaaattctACACAGAGGAGAAGGAAAGGTCCAATGGTGTCCTTGCAATATGCATTTCCAAAATGGCTACTCAGCCCTATGTTACACTGGCCAGCATACTGTCT GGACTCGGTTATGTGGGCATTCAAAGCCTTTTGGGTCTTTCGCATACTGCTGGAACGATTTCAGATGCACTCCCACCACCAAGATCAGCTCTTCTCTCATCATTCATGTTGCCTTTTAAGCCAAAT
- the LOC102611205 gene encoding uncharacterized protein LOC102611205 isoform X10: protein MERLKDCMEELLKFTLSSHIDETLDFDLGISSKFCTNLLQDDPNDAVSPSTSFDFDSDEDSLQGVPLYPLYKRLALALCRSVNCGAFCRTYKKVALMNEECFLEQKEEEWSQLILNKGSSDLVDILKAVEFELHVQEPFFSFIKDGLETVEGRCTISDYNSIGPGSVILLNKCMMLKVQSVCHYDSFSEMLEAESLVKVLPGVKTIEEGVQIYRKFYTEEKERSNGVLAICISKMATQPYVTLASILSGLGYVGIQSLLGLSHTAGTISDALPPPRSALLSSFMLPFKPNVVP from the exons ATGGAACGATTGAAAGACTGTATGGAAGAGCTACTGAAGTTCACGCTGAGTTCGCACATCGACGAAACCCTGGATTTTGACCTCGGCATTTCCAGTAAATTCTGCACCAATCTCCTTCAAGACGATCCAAACGATGCCGTTTCACCCTCCACCA gttttgattttgattctgatGAAGATTCTCTTCAAGGAGTTCCTTTGTATCCTTTGTACAAGCGTTTAGCGTTAGCGTTGTGTCGTTCCGTGAATTGCGGGGCATTTTGTCGGACGTATAAGAAGGTTGCTTTGATGAATGAAGAATGTTTCTTGGAACAGAAGGAAGAGGAGTGGAGtcaattgattttaaataaggGGTCGTCTGATTTGGTCGAT ATTTTGAAGGCTGTAGAGTTTGAACTTCATGTTCAGGAGCCcttcttttcatttataaaag ATGGCCTCGAAACTGTAGAGGGAAGATGCACAATCAGTGATTACAACAG CATAGGGCCAGGTTCAGTGATTCTCTTAAATAAGTGCATGATGCTTAAAGTTCAG TCTGTTTGCCACTATGATTCATTTTCAGAGATGTTGGAAGCAGAAAGTCTTGTGAAAGTCCTTCCTGGGGTTAAAACCATTGAAGAAG GTGTAcaaatttatagaaaattctACACAGAGGAGAAGGAAAGGTCCAATGGTGTCCTTGCAATATGCATTTCCAAAATGGCTACTCAGCCCTATGTTACACTGGCCAGCATACTGTCT GGACTCGGTTATGTGGGCATTCAAAGCCTTTTGGGTCTTTCGCATACTGCTGGAACGATTTCAGATGCACTCCCACCACCAAGATCAGCTCTTCTCTCATCATTCATGTTGCCTTTTAAGCCAAAT